GCCGATGGTAGGCCGCCACCCCACGGCGCAAATTCTGGCGGTGGGCGAGGGCCGCTACCTCATCGACTGCGGCGAGGGCACGCAGCTACGGCTGCTGGAACACCGCCGCCGGCTCAGCTCACTGCGGGTTATTTTTATTTCGCATTTGCACGGCGACCATTACTTCGGGCTGTTTGGGCTGCTGAGCACGCTCAGCTTGCAGGGCCGGCAGGAGCCGCTGCTGGTGGTGGGCCCGCCCGGTCTGGAATTCGTGCTCACGACCCAGGCCCTGCACTCCCAGATGCAGCTGAGCTACTCGCTCACCTTCGTGCCGGTGGATACCGAGGCCCACGCCGTGGTGTATGAGGATGCGCTGGTGCGGGTATCGTCGCTGCCCATGCGCCACCGGATACCGTGCTGCGGCTACCTGTTTGAGGAGCAGCACCGCCGCGCCAAGCTGGTGAAGGAGCGCCTACCCCCCACCCTCACGCCCGCCGAGCTGGCGCAGCTGGCCCAAGGCCAGGACCTGCCCGCAGACCCCGCCACCGGCCGCCCGGCCCTGGCCCACGCCGACGTATCTACGCCCGCCGCGCCGCCGCGCCGCTATGCCTTTTGCTCCGACACGCTCTACACGCCGAGCCTGGCCGAGCTAATCCAGGGCGTGGACCTGCTCTACCACGAGGCTACCTTTTTGGACGACCTGCGCGCGCGCGCTACTACTACCTGCCATAGCACCGCCCGCCAGGCCGGCGAGCTGGCCCGCGCCGCCCATGTGCACCGCCTGCTCATCGGTCACTTCTCTTCGCGCTACAAGCAACTAGACGCGCATCTACAAGAGGCCCAAGCGGTTTTCCCGTGGACCGAGCTAGCCACCGAAGGGCTGGAAGTAAGCGTGTAGGGTGAGTTTTAGCTTGCCTTTTTAGCATCTGCACTTTACGCCCGGCAAGCTAAAGCTTACCCTACCCTATCCCGGCAAGCCGAAGCTTACCGCACCTAAAAAATGCCCTCCCACGCTCACAAAAAACAGCAGCTTTACCTCGTACTCAGCGGCATTTTTCTAGTGAATGCGCTGCTAGCCGAGATTATTGGCGTCAAGATATTTTCGGTCGAAAAAACCTTCGGCCTCAGCGGCAACCTCACGGCGGGGGTGCTAGTGTGGCCAGTCGTGTTTATTACCACCGACATTATTAACGAGTACTTTGGGCGCAAGGGCGTGCTGCGCATCACCTTCCTCACGGTGGGGCTGATTTTGTATGCCTTTTTGGTTATTCTGGGTACTACGAAATTAATTCCGGCTGATTTCTGGCTCGATTTAAATAAGACCGACGGGCAGGGCCGGCCCTTTAATATTGAGTTTGCCTACCAGAGTATTTTTCGGCAGGGCCTGGGTATTATCATCGGCTCGCTGGTAGCGTTTCTAATCGGGCAGGTGCTGGATGCCAGCGTATTCCAGGCATTTCGGCGGGTCACGGGCAGCAAGTATATCTGGCTGCGGGCCACCGGCTCCACGCTCATCTCGCAGCTCGTAGATAGCTTCGTGGTGCTCTACGTGGCATTCTATTTGTTTGGTAATTGGTCAATGGCGCAGGTTATCAGTGTAGCTAAATTCAACTACTGGTATAAATTTGCCGCTGCCATCGTCCTTACCCCCCTACTTTACCTAGCGCATTACGTTATCGACCGGTATTTAGGCCCGGAAGAAACAGCGGAATTACAGGAAGAGGCTTTTGTGGATGAGGGAGTATAAATTATCCGTTTGCCAACTTTTATTAACTACTATGTTCAAAAGAATTACCTATTGCTTGGTCTTAAGTATGTCGTACCTAACCAGCTACGCGCAAATACAGAAGGGCCTATTATTTGGTCATAAGGCCGAGTCCGGATTTTACGTGCTTAGTGATAACCGATTGGTGCGCTACCCTGGTAACATCAAGGTATACGCTCACGAGTTAGTGGTTAAAGACGACCAAGGTAAACAAGTTAAATACACACCAGATGAGGTATACAGCGCCCAAATTGGCACTACGCATTACATCGCGGCGAGCGGATTCAAAACTAAGAGCGGATTCTGGTCCGTTAAGCAAGACGAAAAGCTTTTTGTAGAAGTAGTAGATAGCGGCAAAATCTCCCTTTATCGCTACCGTTATACGGTGGGTGGCCCTAACTACAGCAGCCGTGAGTTAGAAACTTACATGCTGTATGATGCAGCCCTTGATTCAACGACTACCCTGCCGGTGAGCGCCTACACGGGAAAGGGCAAGCGCTTTCGGGAAACGCTGGCGCCTTTTGCAGCCGCCCGTCCCGATTTGCTGGCTTTACTCAATAATGGCAGTATTAGCATCGATGAATTGCCTTCTTTTATGCACGCGCTCAATACCAATCAGCCTTTTATAAGACCCAAGTCAATACCTGCTTTTGGAGCCGATTAACTAAGCACTTTTCATGTCCCGCATTCTCACCGGCATCCAGAGCACCGGCCGGCCGCACCTAGGCAACCTGCTCGGGGCCATTCTTCCGGCCATCGAGCTGTCGAAAAACCCGGCCAACGACTCGCTGTATTTCATTGCCGATTTGCACTCGCTCACCACCGTGCGCGACCCGGCCCTGCTACGCGCCAACACCTACGCCGTGGCCGCCGCCTGGCTGGCCTGCGGCTTCGATACGGAGAAAAACTTGTTCTATCGGCAGTCCGACGTGCCGCAGGTGACGGAGCTGACGTGGTATTTGTCGTGCTTCACGCCCTACCCCATGCTGGCCAACGCGCACAGCTTCAAGGATAAGAGCGATAAGCTGTCGGACGTGAACGCCGGCCTTTTCGTTTACCCGGTGCTGATGGCGGCCGACATTCTGCTCTACGATGCCGAGGTGGTGCCGGTGGGCAAGGACCAGGTGCAGCACCTCGAAATTGCCCGCGACATCGCCCAGACCTTTAACGGCCGCTACGGCGATACGCTGGTGCCGCCCCAGGCCCGCGTGGATGCCGAATTAATGACTATCCCCGGCACCGACGGCCAGAAGATGAGCAAGAGCTACGGCAACACCATCGACGTATTCGCGCCCGAAAAAGAGCTACTGAAAACCGTGCGCAGCATCATTTCCAGCAGCACCCTGCTCGAAGACCCGAAGGACCCGGATACTGATATCACCTTTCGCCTATATTCGCTGCTCGCTACCCCCCCCGAAACGGCCGACCTGCGCCAGCGCTACGAGGCCGGCGGCTTCGGTTACGGCGCGGCCAAGCAGGCGCTGTACGAATTGATTCTACGGCGCTTCGCTACGGAGCGCGAGCGGTTTAATTTTTATATGAATAACCTATCCGAGCTGGATGCGCAGCTGGCCATCGGCGCACGGCGGGCACAGGAGTACGGAACCGGCGTGCTGGCGCGGGTGCGCGAGAAGGTGGGCTACGGGCCACGCTAGACCGACTTGCGCGCCGGGCACTCAAAAGGCTTTTCTATTATGGAAAAGCCTTTTTCTATTGACCTATAACATCCCCTACCCCCGACGCTCGGTCTCAACCAAGCGCTCGCCGGGCGTGGCCTGGAAACCGCCGAAGCCGCCAGCCAGCGCGCCCAGCACCATACCGATGAAGGTGTAAATGGCCGCCTTCGATAAGGCCGAAGCGGTGGCCTCGCCTACTTTGCGGGCTTTTAGGGCGGCAGCATCCTTGGCCTGCTTCAGCTTGGCCTGGGCCTCCTTGGCATTGTTAATCCAGTTGTCCACGATTTGCTCCGACTCGGCGCGGCTCTTGCCGGTGCGCTTCATCACCACGTTTACGGCGGCGTCGCGGTCGGCGGCGTTGCCGATGTTATCGGCGCGGGAAGTCAGGTTATCAAATACCTGGTCGAGGGTTTCACCCGCGTTTTGCGGGTTTTCGGCACTCTGGCCGGCGGCTTTGGCGTTGTTGCCGGCGCTACGAGCTTGGCTTTCGAGGGCGCTCGGCTGCAATTTGGGCTTGCCGGTTTGCTGAAGCAGGGTGCGGGCTTCGTGCTTGAGGTCGTTGACATCAATGCCCTGCTTCTGCAATTCACCCTGAATGGCGCTGCCGGCCTGTGGAGCCACGGCGGAAATACTGCTGCCAGCGGCCGTGAGCGTGCGGCCCGCCAAACCACCTACCCCGCTGATAATGCCGCCTACGGCTGTCGTGAGCAGGTAAAATGTGAAGAGCGTGACTAGGCACCAGCTCAGTAAGCCGTGCAGCATCCCATCGGCGCGCCGCGCGCTGCCGGCCAGCCGGCCGGCCACCACGCCGCCCACGTACAGCGCCAGCAGCGTGCTGATGCCGTACCAGATAATGGCTCCCGTGTCGAGGCCGTTGAACGGGTTACCCTCCTGCATGGGGTTCACGGTGCTCAGGCCGATGCCAACGCCCAGCATACTCAGCGCCAGCTCGGTAACGAGGGCCAGCAGCGCGCCACCAAATACCGCCCCCCACGAGATACGCCAGTGCGGCTTGGGGTCTACGGCGGCGGTAGTCGTGGTAGCGTAAGCGGGGGGTAGGCCGGGGCCAGGTCGGCCACCACCGGCCGGGCAGGGTAGTCGGGGTTAGAGATTGGGTTCATGGAAGTGGAAAAGGAAGTGGAAGAAGGATAGTAACGAGGGAAATAGTAACCTCCGCCAGTGCGAAAATTAAGTTTCACGCTTTATGGCTACCCCTCTAAACAGTTGATTTTCCCACACTTTTTTACCTGCCTTTCGGCTAGCCTGGCCATCCCTACCCCCGACCAGACCCTAGTACTGCTGCTGGTGGGCGAAGCTGAAACCCACCTTACTACCCCGGCTCACCTGCTGGTTTTCGAGCTTTTGCTTGACGCTGATGCGCTGGATTTCGGGCAGTGGCGGGGCAATGAGGTCGTTGTTGACGGCCGCAATCATGGCGCTCTCTACGAACAGGCGTAGCGACTCGGCCGTGATGGCGTTGGCGCTCATGTCGTTGCCGGGCAGCTCCAATTGCTGCACGCCTTCCAGAAAATAATGCCCGTCAATGTTAACGAGCAGGCGGCCCAGCAGGTAGCCGGGGTCGTTCAGCCGCTGGTAGCGGATGCTGTCGGCCATGAAATTATAAGCCATGATGTGGCCGAAAAAGCGCCGCCGAAAGTCGGCCGCTACGTAGGGCGTGTTGAGCGGCCCAAAGTCGTCGGGAAAGGTGACAATGTTGGAGTGCATGAGGAAGATGAGCAAATCGCCGGAAAAACGGATGTGAAATTCCATCTCGTTAACCGTCTGATACTCAATTTTCACGCTGGCATCGGAATCAGTGGTCACCTTCTGGGTCAGTTCCCGGCAGAGTTGTTGCGATACCTGCCGCAAGAGCATAAAAGCGGCTTCCGTAGCCCGAAAAATGGCCTGTTTAGCACTGGATTTTTCGCGTAGGCCCTCGGCGATGAGGTAAAGGCGGTCGGGCAGCAGCACCTCGGGCACGGGAGCCACGGCGGGGGGCTCAGCCAGCTTGTCGGCGGGCGCTTTGCGAGCGCGGACCGGCTTTTTAGGGGTAGCGGAGGTGGCAGCGGGGGTAGGCGGGGTGGCGGATGTAGCAGCTTTAGCCATTGTAAGAATAGATGGGCGAAACAATGCGGCCGTAAGCTACGCCGCTGAGCCAGGATGCGCGTTCGCGCCGGCTACTTTTTCATTCGGGGTAGCGTTCGGCCGGGTAGAGGGGGTAGGCGGTGGCCGCCGGGCGCGGCACTGCCGGCCGGCCGCGCTACTTTCGTTTTTTCAACGCTCTTTTTCCTTTTCATGATACAACAGATAGTCCGCCGGGCAGGCGTGGTAGCGCTCCTGCTGGCGGGTACAACCGCGGTGCAGGCGCAGGTAGGCCCCGGCACCCAATGGACCAAAGACGGCTACGGCTACCTGCAAGCGCGGCCCGACGAAATAGTGCAGCTCGACGCCCGCCGCCCCGGCCAGGCCGTGACCGTACTCAGCAAGCAGCAGCTCACGCCCACCGGCCAGGCCGAACCGCTGCGCGTGCGCCGCTTCGCGCTCGCCGACGATGGCCAAAAAGTACTGCTCAACACCAACACCAAGAAAGTGTGGCGCTACGACACCCGCGGCGACTATTGGGTGTACGACCGTGGTAGTAAGCAGCTCACCCAGCTCGGCAAGGGCCGGCCGGAGTCGTCGCTGATGTTTGCCAAGTTCTCGCCCGATGGCGGCAAGGTGGCCTATGTGAGCGAGCACAACCTGTACGTGGAAAACCTGGCTGACCATGCCATTACGCCGCTCACCCAGGACGGCACGCTTCACCTCATCAACGGCACTTTCGACTGGGTGTACGAGGAAGAATTAGATTGCCGCGACGGCTTCCGGTGGGCTCCCGACGGGCAGAGCATCGCCTACTGGCAGCTCGACGCCACCAAGACGCCGAACTACTTGATGCTCGACACCACTGAGAAGCTCTACCCCTATACCGTGGCGGTGGAGTACCCGGTGGTGGGCGAAGACCCCAGCCGCGCCCGCATCGGCGTGGTGCCGGTGGGCGGCGGGGCCACGAAGTGGATGGATATACCCGGCGATGCCGTGCAACACTACCTGCCGCGCATGGAGTGGGCTGGCCCCCAGAAAATTATTGTGCAGCAACTCAACCGCCGCCAGAACGAGAGCCAGGTGTTGCTGGTGAATACCGCCACCGGCACGGCCACGCCGGTGCTGAGCGAGACGGATAAATCCTGGATTGACGCCAAGGACCAGGCCGTGGGCTGGAACTGGATTGAGAGGGGCCGCAAGTTTGTGTGGGCCAGTGAGAAGGACGGCTGGCGGCACCTCTACGCCGTGGACCTGGCCGGCCACGAAAAGCTGCTGACGCCCGGCAACTACGACGTTATCAGCCTGGAAAGCATCGATGAGAAAGGTGGCCAGCTCTATTTCATGGCTTCGCCTACCAACGCCACCCAGACCTACCTCTACCAAGTACCACTGAAAGGCGGCGCAGCCAAGCGCCTAACCCCTGCCGCCCAAGCGGGCTGGCACACTTACGATATCTCGCCCAACGGCAAAATTGCGCTACACTCATTCTCGACTGCCAGGCAGATACCTGTTGACGACATGGTGAGCCTGCCCGATTGCCAGCCTCTCAACGCTGGCGTCAAGCAAACTCCTCCTCCCGGCTGGGAGCAGATTAAGCTGCCTAAAACGGAGTTTTTTCAGGTTAAAACTGTGGACGGCGTGACTCTCGACGGCTGGATGGTAAAGCCCACCAATTTCGACCCTGCAAAGAAATACCCCATTGTATTTTACGTATATGGAGAGCCGGCCAGCCAGACCGTAACCGACCGCATCGGCAGTGGGATGAACCGCCTCTACCAAGGCAACATGGCCGATGATGGCTACGTGTACGTGAGCCTGGACAACCGCGGCACACCGGCCCCGCGCGGCCGCGAGTGGCGCAAGGCTATTTATCACAACATCGGCGCGCTCAACATCCGCGACCAGGCAATGGGCGCGAAGGAAGTACTGAAAAACAGCTACATCGATACCAGCCGGGTAGCCGTGTGGGGCTGGAGCGGTGGCGGCTCCTGTACCCTCAACTTACTGTTTCAATACCCGGAAATATACAAAACCGGCATCAGTATCGCGGCCGTGGACAACCAGCTCAACTACGACAATATCTACCAGGAGCGCTACATGGGCCTGCTACCCGAGGACCGGCACTATTTCGTGGATAACTCGCCGCTGGCCCACGCCAAAAATCTGCGCGGCAACCTGCTAATCATCCACGGCACCGGCGACGACAACGTGCACTACAACAACTGCGAGCAGATGATTAACGAGCTGGTGAAGAACAACAAAACCTTCCAGCTGATGAGCTACCCCAACCGCACCCACAGCCTCTCGGAGGGCGAGGGTACCAGCCGCCACCTGGCTACTACCTATACCAAATTCCTAAAAGAGCACTGCCCGCCTGGGGGGCGGTAGGGGGTAGGGACTACGTAAAAGCCGTCTGTTATTGCGAGCGCAGCAATCCTTCCTAATCGTTGGGTTAGCTGAAATCAGGTGCATCCCGCTAGCAAGTAGCAGCCCCAGAAATAGGGAAAAGCTTAGCACAACTACTTTTTAGTAGCTGCTACCCTAGTCATTCTTCATATCCTCGTGCCCGTAACTAATGACGCGGGTGATGCGCCAGCCGGTCGCGGTACGTTGCCACACATGGATGAACTTATAGGTGCCGCTGAGCTTTTCGGCTTGGCCCTTGTTGGTGTGGTAAAAACGGTGTACAGCTATCTCAACTGCTCCATACCCTTTCAGCGGATGCACTTCGAGCGTACCTTTCACTAGCTCGCGCCGAATATGGCTACCACGGGCGCACATCTCCCGAAAGCTTTTCATTTCTAACTGTCGGCCAGTGGTGAGTCCACCCAGGTCGTGGTAAAACTCCAGGTCGGGCGCGAAAAACGGTTTATAAGCGAGGCTGTCGCAGCGGTTAAAAGCGGCAAATACGCTGCTATCAGCCCACGCAATTTGCTGGTAGAGCACGGCAGGTGCCTGAGCCTGGGCCAGCGCGGGAAGCAGCGCGGCAAACAGTAGAAATAGGTAACGCATCCCACAAAGAACGTTCGCCCTGCGGCTACCGCTACCAATACCCCGCAACTAATAGGGAAAAGGACTGACAGCTCTACCCACGCGGGTTTCTATATGCTCACGCTCGCGCAAAGCTGACCCTCAGCATCGGGTTGCTCGCGTATGAGTTGCACTGCTTGGCCTGTTTATGTGAACTAGTCCGCCAGACGATGCGCTAATGGCCCAGACACCTTGCAGCAGACGCAGGACTTGTCATCCGTTTCTAAAAGCTAAATAAGGTTCTACCCTTTTAGCCAACATCTAACAAGTAAAGGTTAAATAATTTGGCTTGCTGTCTCCTAAACTGTCACCCAGAAAAATAAAAAGCCCGTTTCCAAGCTGGAAACGGGCTTCTCAGCAGAGAAGGAGGGATTCGAACCCCCGGACCTGTTACAGTCAGCGGTTTTCAAGACCGCCGCAATCGACCACTCTGCCACTTCTCTAAAAATGAAATGGTAAAATGGCAGATTAATGAAGCGTGGAAGCTACTTTATCAACTCACTATTTCACCATTTCGTAGAGAGGGGGGGATTCGAACCCCCGATACCGTTGCCGGTATAACGGTTTTCGAAACCGTCGCATTCGACCACTCTGCCACCTCTCTAAAGGTCCCAGACGAGTAGTTGGGGCTGCAAAAGTAGGGGGAAATTTGGAATGAGGCAGTGCGAGGGAAGAATTTTCTTTTACAGGAAGCCTTAGTTGCCTCAAAATCAATCCCAAATCCCTTATTTTTCTTTCTTCATTAAATCTAGTCGGCCCGTCACGGCATCAATACTAACATTGACCTCGAAGCCGATGATGAGCGTCATGCACACGAATTCGAGCCACACCATAAAGCCTACCAGCGCCCCGATGGAGCCGTAGAAGTGGTTATAGGAGTTGAAGATGCGCACGTAGAGCGTGAACAGAAACGACACCAGGAAGATGAGCAGCGTGGCCACCAGCGCGCCGGTCGAGATGAAGGGCCACTTATCATGCACCGGCGGCACGAAGTAATAAATGACGCAAGTCGTAGTTAAAAACAGCCCGATAAGCGAGCCGTAGCGTAGCGCCAAAATCATAAACTCAGTGGAGCTTTCGGGCACGATTTCGTAGAATACCAACCCGTCAATGATGAACGTGCCGAAGAAGATGCCCGCGATGGCTAGCACCAGAATAAGGGCCAGAATAAATGTGAGGCCCGTAGCGATGAGGCGCTTATGGAAATAGCCGCGATGCTTGA
The genomic region above belongs to Hymenobacter psoromatis and contains:
- a CDS encoding YihY/virulence factor BrkB family protein, with amino-acid sequence MLASPARRRALPDVRRHRAYRTVLAWGKRQRMRGGRISIYAVGERVLHELRLDSLEKRAAYMAFNLTLALFPTIIFLFTLIPYIPVPNLDVDILQFLSDIMPHELYSATAGTIEDIVRIPHGGLLSFGFVSALVLSSNGIMALLDAFEKKYPWFKHRGYFHKRLIATGLTFILALILVLAIAGIFFGTFIIDGLVFYEIVPESSTEFMILALRYGSLIGLFLTTTCVIYYFVPPVHDKWPFISTGALVATLLIFLVSFLFTLYVRIFNSYNHFYGSIGALVGFMVWLEFVCMTLIIGFEVNVSIDAVTGRLDLMKKEK
- the trpS gene encoding tryptophan--tRNA ligase, with translation MSRILTGIQSTGRPHLGNLLGAILPAIELSKNPANDSLYFIADLHSLTTVRDPALLRANTYAVAAAWLACGFDTEKNLFYRQSDVPQVTELTWYLSCFTPYPMLANAHSFKDKSDKLSDVNAGLFVYPVLMAADILLYDAEVVPVGKDQVQHLEIARDIAQTFNGRYGDTLVPPQARVDAELMTIPGTDGQKMSKSYGNTIDVFAPEKELLKTVRSIISSSTLLEDPKDPDTDITFRLYSLLATPPETADLRQRYEAGGFGYGAAKQALYELILRRFATERERFNFYMNNLSELDAQLAIGARRAQEYGTGVLARVREKVGYGPR
- a CDS encoding ribonuclease Z, giving the protein MTFELQILGSGSATPMVGRHPTAQILAVGEGRYLIDCGEGTQLRLLEHRRRLSSLRVIFISHLHGDHYFGLFGLLSTLSLQGRQEPLLVVGPPGLEFVLTTQALHSQMQLSYSLTFVPVDTEAHAVVYEDALVRVSSLPMRHRIPCCGYLFEEQHRRAKLVKERLPPTLTPAELAQLAQGQDLPADPATGRPALAHADVSTPAAPPRRYAFCSDTLYTPSLAELIQGVDLLYHEATFLDDLRARATTTCHSTARQAGELARAAHVHRLLIGHFSSRYKQLDAHLQEAQAVFPWTELATEGLEVSV
- a CDS encoding queuosine precursor transporter, with the translated sequence MPSHAHKKQQLYLVLSGIFLVNALLAEIIGVKIFSVEKTFGLSGNLTAGVLVWPVVFITTDIINEYFGRKGVLRITFLTVGLILYAFLVILGTTKLIPADFWLDLNKTDGQGRPFNIEFAYQSIFRQGLGIIIGSLVAFLIGQVLDASVFQAFRRVTGSKYIWLRATGSTLISQLVDSFVVLYVAFYLFGNWSMAQVISVAKFNYWYKFAAAIVLTPLLYLAHYVIDRYLGPEETAELQEEAFVDEGV
- a CDS encoding S9 family peptidase encodes the protein MIQQIVRRAGVVALLLAGTTAVQAQVGPGTQWTKDGYGYLQARPDEIVQLDARRPGQAVTVLSKQQLTPTGQAEPLRVRRFALADDGQKVLLNTNTKKVWRYDTRGDYWVYDRGSKQLTQLGKGRPESSLMFAKFSPDGGKVAYVSEHNLYVENLADHAITPLTQDGTLHLINGTFDWVYEEELDCRDGFRWAPDGQSIAYWQLDATKTPNYLMLDTTEKLYPYTVAVEYPVVGEDPSRARIGVVPVGGGATKWMDIPGDAVQHYLPRMEWAGPQKIIVQQLNRRQNESQVLLVNTATGTATPVLSETDKSWIDAKDQAVGWNWIERGRKFVWASEKDGWRHLYAVDLAGHEKLLTPGNYDVISLESIDEKGGQLYFMASPTNATQTYLYQVPLKGGAAKRLTPAAQAGWHTYDISPNGKIALHSFSTARQIPVDDMVSLPDCQPLNAGVKQTPPPGWEQIKLPKTEFFQVKTVDGVTLDGWMVKPTNFDPAKKYPIVFYVYGEPASQTVTDRIGSGMNRLYQGNMADDGYVYVSLDNRGTPAPRGREWRKAIYHNIGALNIRDQAMGAKEVLKNSYIDTSRVAVWGWSGGGSCTLNLLFQYPEIYKTGISIAAVDNQLNYDNIYQERYMGLLPEDRHYFVDNSPLAHAKNLRGNLLIIHGTGDDNVHYNNCEQMINELVKNNKTFQLMSYPNRTHSLSEGEGTSRHLATTYTKFLKEHCPPGGR
- a CDS encoding nuclear transport factor 2 family protein, which produces MRYLFLLFAALLPALAQAQAPAVLYQQIAWADSSVFAAFNRCDSLAYKPFFAPDLEFYHDLGGLTTGRQLEMKSFREMCARGSHIRRELVKGTLEVHPLKGYGAVEIAVHRFYHTNKGQAEKLSGTYKFIHVWQRTATGWRITRVISYGHEDMKND